A window of Rosa rugosa chromosome 7, drRosRugo1.1, whole genome shotgun sequence genomic DNA:
ATTTTTCAAATGTTCATATAAGTATGAGATACATGCAATTACCATTTCGAGGACTTATATATACGAAAACAGCCGGTGGAAGActtccaaaatgaaaataaaactaacatTAATTGGAACTTCATGTAGCTCGTTAATCATGGAGTGGCAAGAGAAGTGTTGCAGGGCATGAAGGATGGTTCTGCAAAGTTCTTTGAACTTCCTTtagaagagaagaataaaatttcCATGTCAACAGCAAAAGGCACAAGAGAAGGCTATGGACAAGCCTCTGTGGCTACTGAAGAGCAGACACTCGACTGGTCCGACGCACTGGTTCTCAATCTTTACCCATCCCAGATAAGGAACCTTGAGTATTGGCCAACCACACCAAGGGGATTCAAGTATGTTTCTTTTTAatttgtctatatatatatatatataatttttttttcctgttatCCTGTAGCTTAGGTTAACTATTTTCACTTCTGCTCACCTTTTATGAAGTAATCTGGCATTTCTGTTCTACGTGGTTAACAAGTTTGCAATTTGAGCCCATATCATCGTCAATAAAACCAAACACGAAAGCtctattctcttttttttttttttttgaataatgcaTACTTGACGTTTGTGAAGGGAGGCTATTGAGGCATATGCTAGTGAAGTTAAAAGAGTTGGAGAGGAGATCCTTAGATCTCTGTCTTTAACTATGGGGATGGAGAAGGATGTTCTTCTTGGACTGCATCAAGATTTGGCAGCAGCATTGCGCATAAACTACATTCCTCCATGCTCTATGCCTGATAAAGTACTAGGTCTAAGTGCACATGCGGATGCAGGCACCATTACTGTACTTATGCAAGAAGATAATGTTATCGGATTACAGATTCGAAATCAAGGACAATGGGTGTCAGTCAAGCCGATTCCAAACTCTTTCGTTGTGaatgttggagatgctcttgaGGTAGTTAGCTAGCTAGTGTTGCATAATCAAATTGAAGGAGTACAAATTTCTTTAGGCTTTATAATTTATATTGTTGCTATATATGACAGATATGGAGCAACGGGAAGTATAAAAGCATTGAAC
This region includes:
- the LOC133720487 gene encoding 2-oxoglutarate-dependent dioxygenase 11-like; this translates as MSSLDMASLPVEPNVQELVRSNPLKIPEKYLLKNIDQQDKPKSIANTSHDFSSDDIPIIDFSLLSSGHAEELNKLDLACKEWGFFQLVNHGVAREVLQGMKDGSAKFFELPLEEKNKISMSTAKGTREGYGQASVATEEQTLDWSDALVLNLYPSQIRNLEYWPTTPRGFKEAIEAYASEVKRVGEEILRSLSLTMGMEKDVLLGLHQDLAAALRINYIPPCSMPDKVLGLSAHADAGTITVLMQEDNVIGLQIRNQGQWVSVKPIPNSFVVNVGDALEIWSNGKYKSIEHRAVTNESKARMSYASFIFPHVDVEIEPFDHILESSGTIQMYKKVKYGDYLIQCLKRKMEGKEHTQNAKLGST